One genomic region from Thermoplasmata archaeon encodes:
- a CDS encoding tetratricopeptide repeat protein: MRGPELEREVPSPLSCPGCGAVLAPGTARCPACGMSLGGAFQPTGAGRPGDSGEEFEDEEPERPAGPVPRCPRCDAPVGLKDVRCAHCGFELRFPGEARTPPPPSAAQKLLASLPLAPPPTREPAPPPPAPLTPPPATPPPAPPVERVPPAPIPPAGPASRPPPPPVPAPPPQTLARPAPAPPPAKTIPVVPPAPRPPDEKRAARERFMVLGSEILIGLGIADVVVWAVPQLWTDFYINLGMSLANLVIILYVLGRAQAHYSAGSSEMSDYERKRVDRTLIGLFIFLLVPIHEVLNIFPLGYYSPSWTTYGPAGLINPMIMLIGLMVVAWGIQGSRERMGYFGIWRNGTIILVLPPIFALVQLFAPVLIAPEWFHQTVGLTGGAVMGIAFLVKSQRNKQFEELERALSWGDAYAARGQLNEALQQYDAAINVAHTLFSHLIYNPDNPYAQVRVPPAYSEPWFRKGRLLARIGDYRSRKKALAIFDMILEMDPANLTALLNEAEILTDMGEFDAAVRACDRALAIAPGHPDAMRLKAEAIRAARRAEEERERARGAESVFDGIEPSVPASGRRTGAGGG, translated from the coding sequence TTGCGCGGACCAGAGCTCGAGAGGGAGGTCCCCTCCCCGCTGAGCTGCCCGGGCTGCGGGGCAGTTCTTGCTCCTGGAACAGCCAGATGCCCCGCCTGCGGGATGAGCCTCGGCGGCGCCTTCCAGCCCACGGGCGCGGGGAGGCCCGGCGATTCCGGCGAGGAGTTCGAGGACGAGGAGCCCGAGCGCCCCGCCGGGCCAGTCCCGAGGTGCCCGCGGTGCGATGCTCCGGTGGGATTGAAGGATGTCCGATGCGCACACTGCGGCTTCGAGCTCAGATTCCCCGGCGAGGCAAGGACCCCCCCGCCGCCTTCGGCCGCGCAGAAGCTGCTCGCCTCCCTCCCCCTCGCGCCCCCTCCTACGCGAGAGCCAGCGCCTCCCCCGCCCGCCCCTCTCACTCCTCCACCCGCGACGCCTCCGCCAGCGCCTCCGGTGGAGCGCGTCCCCCCGGCCCCTATCCCGCCCGCCGGCCCCGCGTCCCGGCCTCCTCCGCCGCCTGTCCCCGCGCCCCCGCCGCAGACGCTCGCACGGCCGGCGCCGGCGCCACCGCCCGCGAAGACCATTCCTGTGGTCCCTCCCGCGCCCCGCCCGCCCGACGAGAAGAGGGCCGCGAGGGAGAGGTTCATGGTGCTCGGCAGCGAGATTCTTATCGGCCTCGGGATCGCAGACGTAGTGGTCTGGGCGGTGCCCCAGCTCTGGACGGATTTCTACATCAACCTCGGAATGTCTCTCGCCAACCTTGTTATTATTCTTTATGTCCTCGGCAGGGCGCAGGCGCACTACAGCGCGGGCTCGAGCGAGATGTCGGACTATGAAAGAAAGAGGGTCGACAGGACGCTCATTGGGCTTTTCATCTTCCTCCTCGTGCCGATTCACGAGGTCCTCAACATATTCCCGCTGGGCTACTACTCACCCTCCTGGACGACCTACGGACCGGCTGGCCTCATCAACCCGATGATAATGCTAATCGGACTGATGGTTGTGGCGTGGGGAATTCAGGGCTCGAGGGAGAGGATGGGCTATTTCGGAATCTGGCGGAACGGAACAATAATTCTCGTTCTTCCCCCGATTTTCGCGCTGGTCCAGCTCTTCGCGCCGGTGCTCATTGCTCCGGAATGGTTCCACCAGACTGTCGGCCTCACCGGGGGCGCGGTGATGGGCATCGCCTTTCTGGTCAAATCCCAAAGGAACAAACAGTTCGAGGAGCTAGAGAGGGCCCTGAGCTGGGGCGATGCCTACGCCGCGCGTGGGCAACTCAATGAGGCCCTCCAGCAATACGACGCCGCGATAAACGTCGCGCACACCCTCTTCTCCCACCTCATCTACAACCCGGACAACCCCTACGCCCAGGTGCGCGTCCCGCCGGCCTACAGCGAGCCCTGGTTCAGGAAGGGCAGGCTGCTCGCCAGAATCGGGGACTACAGGAGTCGGAAGAAGGCGCTGGCGATATTCGACATGATTCTGGAGATGGACCCCGCCAACCTGACCGCCCTGCTCAACGAGGCCGAGATACTGACTGATATGGGCGAGTTCGACGCCGCGGTGCGAGCCTGCGACAGGGCCCTCGCGATAGCGCCCGGCCACCCAGACGCGATGAGGCTCAAGGCGGAGGCGATAAGGGCGGCGCGCAGGGCGGAGGAGGAGAGGGAGAGGGCTAGGGGAGCGGAGTCGGTATTCGATGGCATTGAGCCCTCCGTCCCTGCCTCCGGCCGTCGTACCGGCGCCGGTGGCGGGTGA
- a CDS encoding transcription elongation factor Spt5 — protein sequence MTKKGQKQMRWTDELVIQKIRELSTTGSINLERVRREDNRLLMAARHRFGCWENAVRAAGLDYSSARLTPPPKWSKEQILTEILKILSTKGEGFRGITRLNKSLYTAAQTHFGSWQKAIEAAKTFQKTGSPPSMKVFTLKTSFGKEEEVAESIQARSRSNRAVKVGKVISTPKLRGYIFVEAMDENELISLTSGIRHARGVIGQASPEEIRKFLMPEHPAEELKEGDLVDVIKGDLKGEQGRIKRIGPEEVAIELVNAIVPLTVNVKLDQLRKSAPG from the coding sequence ATGACGAAGAAAGGCCAGAAGCAAATGAGGTGGACGGACGAGCTCGTTATCCAGAAAATCAGGGAGCTCAGCACCACAGGCAGCATAAACCTCGAGCGCGTCCGGCGGGAGGACAATAGGCTTCTGATGGCAGCCCGGCACAGGTTCGGGTGCTGGGAGAACGCCGTCAGGGCCGCCGGCCTTGACTACAGCAGCGCCCGGCTCACCCCGCCGCCGAAGTGGAGCAAGGAGCAGATTCTGACGGAGATACTCAAAATCCTGAGCACGAAGGGCGAGGGTTTCAGGGGAATCACCAGGCTCAACAAGTCACTCTACACAGCCGCCCAGACACACTTCGGGAGCTGGCAGAAGGCCATCGAGGCTGCGAAGACCTTCCAAAAAACGGGCTCCCCGCCCTCGATGAAGGTCTTCACCCTGAAGACATCTTTCGGCAAGGAGGAGGAGGTGGCGGAGTCGATTCAGGCGCGGTCCCGGAGCAACCGCGCGGTGAAGGTAGGCAAGGTAATCAGCACTCCGAAGCTCCGGGGCTACATATTCGTGGAGGCGATGGACGAGAACGAGCTGATATCCCTAACGAGCGGAATTCGGCATGCGCGCGGGGTGATCGGCCAGGCCTCCCCAGAAGAGATAAGAAAGTTCCTGATGCCTGAGCACCCGGCTGAGGAGCTGAAGGAGGGGGATCTGGTCGATGTAATCAAGGGGGATCTAAAGGGCGAGCAAGGACGAATCAAGAGGATAGGCCCGGAGGAGGTAGCGATAGAGCTCGTGAACGCGATCGTGCCCCTAACGGTGAATGTGAAGCTGGACCAGCTTAGAAAGTCAGCACCGGGCTGA
- a CDS encoding tetratricopeptide repeat protein has product MAGDPEKKKGLVRDFKARWSRVSRVDIGKCPFCGNPLKDEIAPCSLCGGSREGVSGITRPPGPAPVPPPPEPLPEPVGEELEIKKDERDWKAWIVQGDIYYNSGHLQKALEAYDRSLSIRPSFEALNNKGLVLHREGRHAEALECFEKAVELNPDDENLWYHRGNVLRELGRHTEAMDSYDRAISLKPNFERAWAAAGHALLAMGRNEEAIICFESALRIQLDNEHTWHAIGSALLRMKRYDEAETALAKAVEIRPDYWEAWYERAALSLERGRFQEAIEFLRKVTEHNPRHWRSWLELGALLMDKGDEREALLCYSKASENSAGRWEVWRALGQCYLGMKRYQEASAAFTKATELNPANSALLQEAAEAHYLAGRPELTVQAAEKALALGETSQALLTLGTAFLRTGRFREALERLDKAASLDAGSPRVWLEKANAHKMLGERDKALEACERALSLNPRYERALGLRSEILFEMGRWREALEAADAALALRPSLEKLERIAELREMLIIAEAEKWRREAPLPEAAPLTPEELVRLGLEAGAPAVSPPPPVEVQPPEALPPEELVAVEAEALPEAVPELREGLETEEPAVPGLQTESLAAVPAKGEPEGAGAPVAEVGREVEEPGPIEFELVERPLVSRDVARPPARRPSMREKGLTNGLGLTNGRVPGVGIGAGRSLSNGRSGINGRGLTNGRGIINGRGVINGRGAINGRGLINGKGIINGRGPSGRQGLINGVPPEAPGPYAARLRSRRARRNMRLAATVLAAAALILALPFAAMILMRPVGIEINGDFSDWLGIPSLPDSFEDMVAEPRLNILNVSTVVELGRAFFRVDVVGRILDGPPDGVDVLRVFIDADSSSRTGYLIAGIGADRLIEAWGYNNTVRGTELRAFNASRPRLDWNGWNLIGSASAAARGRSAELGAALSDLGLIEGRTYLCVAELDDGKGHRDVSDLVLGSEGGALLVEQSGLVPEVVNSTCEPLPILRASLRALVAEVPLCALLLEPLGTSRDRPTALLSLTIHLDTNRNGVVDGGEPPLATAAPTSGGWQVWLPDPLVVTPGKEIELLVSGLLRPDAGLGSPVGARIPAMDGALLGRGAATIRGGGSLGFVISHSPGITIDGFFSDWAHVTILNDTDDALPPDIDILHYAFASDSRSLSFYMDVEGEMLGGNAIPALARGRPGKPSPVQPGPPPVPLPLPVVTGEDTAAVLIDADRNPRTGVQIWGGIGADFCIQVRGREGRVTSAECHRANASGGWEQIGPVPAGADGCRLETQVTFGLLGIPPSQVDAVLYTTDWTDRRDYTEPSRGRGGALDISGRSILPPAVTAGAVWPALALTMTASGGDVVLTSLEPSLLGTASGLDAPRAHLFADTDHDGEFTGADELVLGGEATFADGRYLISHAPLLIPEGRTLLLFVAVELSAAAVSGRTLGLSLERPERVESTAISVSGDFPLASELAAIAPGRGRGGWEAEEGWLVVALPSPCQLVPAEFESGLRDPGRGPSGGWPSSWTWLTNDSDNKGASFKDIDILSLWMYDDSNYIYFKINLEDLATLYINDEWNFYFKTNDSSNNNYDMWYRVSLRCTSTATPSFSSSLSSYTGSGTPDRGDSWTVNETNTGNSTLDGTMYGYWFDQQNDSVMFYVSKSSIYGNLLGPGNTTSVYADTWYYSNNKWRRYDRAPGANKLLDYTMIPEFGEILAPVAGSMILFALLRRAGWRRGRFIGESRNVSPRRPGCGRKNHRKRCGRGPASR; this is encoded by the coding sequence ATGGCAGGGGACCCGGAGAAAAAGAAGGGGTTGGTCCGCGATTTCAAGGCTCGTTGGAGCCGTGTCTCCAGAGTTGACATTGGCAAGTGCCCCTTCTGCGGTAACCCACTCAAGGACGAAATTGCCCCCTGCAGTCTGTGCGGAGGCTCCAGAGAGGGCGTTTCGGGCATCACACGCCCTCCAGGCCCCGCCCCCGTGCCCCCTCCCCCTGAGCCCCTACCGGAGCCGGTGGGAGAGGAGCTTGAGATAAAGAAAGACGAGAGGGACTGGAAGGCCTGGATAGTGCAAGGTGACATCTATTACAACTCCGGTCATCTGCAAAAAGCCCTTGAGGCCTACGACCGCTCCCTCTCCATCCGCCCCTCTTTCGAAGCCCTGAACAACAAGGGTCTGGTACTGCATCGAGAGGGCAGGCACGCCGAGGCTCTGGAGTGCTTTGAGAAGGCCGTGGAGCTCAACCCGGACGATGAGAACCTTTGGTATCACAGGGGCAACGTCCTTCGCGAGCTCGGACGGCACACCGAGGCGATGGACTCCTACGACCGGGCGATATCCCTGAAGCCCAACTTCGAGAGGGCCTGGGCGGCGGCGGGGCACGCCCTACTGGCGATGGGCCGGAACGAGGAGGCAATTATTTGCTTCGAGTCGGCGCTGAGAATTCAGCTCGATAATGAGCACACCTGGCACGCGATAGGCAGCGCCCTCCTCCGCATGAAGAGATACGACGAGGCCGAGACTGCCCTCGCCAAGGCTGTCGAGATACGGCCCGACTACTGGGAGGCCTGGTATGAAAGGGCCGCACTCTCGCTCGAGAGGGGACGTTTCCAAGAGGCCATCGAGTTTCTCAGAAAGGTCACGGAGCACAACCCCCGCCACTGGCGGTCCTGGCTCGAGCTCGGTGCCCTTCTCATGGATAAGGGCGATGAGAGGGAGGCGCTACTATGCTACTCAAAGGCCTCAGAGAACAGCGCCGGGAGATGGGAGGTCTGGAGGGCGCTCGGGCAATGCTACCTCGGGATGAAGAGATATCAGGAGGCCTCCGCAGCTTTTACTAAAGCCACGGAACTCAACCCGGCCAACTCCGCCCTTCTGCAGGAGGCGGCGGAGGCGCACTACCTCGCCGGCAGGCCCGAGCTCACGGTTCAGGCGGCGGAGAAAGCTCTCGCTCTTGGTGAGACCTCCCAGGCGCTGCTGACGCTCGGCACTGCCTTCCTCCGCACCGGAAGATTTCGGGAGGCGCTGGAGCGTCTCGATAAGGCCGCCTCTCTCGATGCCGGCTCCCCAAGGGTCTGGCTCGAGAAGGCGAACGCCCATAAAATGCTCGGGGAGCGCGATAAGGCCCTCGAGGCCTGCGAGAGGGCGCTTTCGCTCAACCCTAGATATGAGAGGGCTCTGGGCCTGCGCTCGGAGATTCTCTTCGAAATGGGCCGCTGGAGGGAGGCACTGGAGGCGGCGGACGCCGCCCTCGCCCTCAGACCATCTCTGGAAAAGCTCGAGAGAATCGCCGAGCTGCGCGAGATGCTGATCATCGCGGAGGCAGAGAAGTGGAGGAGAGAGGCTCCCTTACCCGAGGCCGCGCCCCTGACGCCAGAGGAGCTGGTCAGGCTCGGCCTCGAAGCCGGCGCTCCCGCGGTCTCCCCGCCCCCGCCGGTCGAGGTCCAGCCCCCGGAGGCGCTCCCACCGGAAGAGCTGGTGGCAGTGGAGGCGGAAGCCTTGCCCGAGGCCGTGCCGGAGCTCCGCGAAGGTCTGGAGACGGAGGAGCCCGCTGTCCCCGGGCTTCAGACGGAGTCGCTTGCGGCAGTGCCCGCCAAGGGAGAGCCAGAAGGAGCCGGGGCCCCGGTGGCCGAGGTGGGTAGGGAGGTGGAGGAACCCGGCCCCATCGAATTCGAGCTAGTTGAGAGGCCGCTGGTCTCTCGTGATGTCGCGCGGCCTCCGGCCAGACGTCCATCGATGAGGGAGAAGGGCCTGACAAATGGCCTTGGGCTGACCAACGGCCGTGTTCCGGGAGTCGGAATCGGAGCGGGGCGCAGCCTGAGCAACGGAAGGAGCGGCATAAACGGCCGCGGGCTGACGAATGGGCGCGGCATCATTAATGGCCGTGGCGTCATCAATGGAAGAGGCGCGATAAACGGCCGCGGCCTCATCAACGGGAAGGGCATAATCAACGGGAGAGGGCCTTCGGGCCGCCAGGGCCTCATCAACGGAGTTCCACCAGAGGCCCCGGGTCCCTACGCAGCTCGTCTCCGGAGTAGGAGGGCCCGGAGAAACATGAGGCTGGCCGCGACTGTGCTCGCCGCGGCTGCGCTCATCCTCGCCCTCCCCTTCGCCGCCATGATTCTGATGAGGCCAGTGGGAATAGAAATCAATGGCGATTTCTCCGACTGGCTCGGCATCCCGTCCCTTCCCGACAGCTTCGAGGACATGGTCGCCGAGCCGCGGCTCAACATCCTGAACGTGAGTACTGTTGTGGAGCTGGGCAGAGCCTTTTTCCGAGTGGATGTCGTGGGCAGAATTCTCGATGGGCCTCCGGACGGTGTGGACGTTCTGCGAGTCTTCATAGACGCCGATTCTTCATCGCGCACCGGCTACTTGATAGCGGGCATCGGCGCCGACAGACTCATCGAGGCCTGGGGGTACAACAACACCGTCCGCGGAACCGAGCTGCGGGCCTTCAACGCCAGCCGCCCCAGGCTCGACTGGAATGGCTGGAACCTTATCGGGAGCGCTAGCGCCGCCGCGAGGGGCCGCAGCGCCGAGCTCGGGGCGGCCCTCTCGGACCTAGGCCTCATCGAGGGCAGGACCTATCTGTGTGTTGCTGAACTGGACGACGGGAAGGGCCATAGGGATGTCTCGGACCTCGTGCTCGGGAGCGAGGGAGGAGCGCTTTTAGTCGAACAGAGTGGACTCGTGCCGGAGGTCGTGAACTCGACCTGCGAGCCCCTGCCGATTCTGAGGGCCAGCCTCCGCGCGCTCGTAGCCGAAGTGCCACTCTGTGCGCTCTTGCTCGAACCACTCGGCACCTCCCGGGACCGACCGACGGCTCTCTTGAGCCTGACCATTCACCTCGACACAAACCGCAACGGCGTCGTGGACGGTGGCGAGCCGCCGCTCGCAACCGCCGCCCCGACCAGCGGGGGGTGGCAGGTGTGGCTCCCCGACCCTCTCGTAGTCACGCCGGGAAAAGAAATCGAACTCCTCGTCTCAGGCCTCTTGCGGCCGGATGCCGGGCTCGGCTCGCCAGTCGGGGCGAGAATTCCCGCGATGGACGGAGCATTACTCGGGAGGGGGGCCGCCACCATCAGAGGGGGTGGCTCGCTGGGCTTCGTCATCTCTCATTCCCCGGGAATAACCATTGATGGCTTCTTCAGCGACTGGGCCCACGTCACCATCCTTAACGACACTGACGACGCCCTCCCTCCGGACATCGACATCCTGCACTATGCCTTCGCCTCGGACAGCCGCTCCCTCTCTTTCTACATGGACGTCGAGGGGGAGATGCTGGGCGGTAATGCGATTCCGGCCTTGGCCAGGGGCAGGCCCGGGAAGCCCTCGCCGGTGCAACCCGGACCACCACCGGTTCCCCTCCCCCTGCCGGTCGTCACTGGGGAGGACACCGCCGCGGTCCTGATAGACGCGGACCGAAACCCGCGCACGGGAGTTCAAATCTGGGGAGGAATCGGGGCTGATTTCTGCATTCAGGTACGGGGCAGGGAGGGGAGGGTGACAAGCGCGGAGTGCCACAGGGCGAACGCCTCCGGAGGCTGGGAGCAGATCGGGCCCGTCCCCGCCGGAGCGGACGGTTGCCGTCTGGAGACGCAGGTCACGTTCGGGCTCCTCGGCATTCCCCCCTCGCAAGTGGACGCGGTTCTCTACACCACGGACTGGACGGACCGGAGGGACTACACCGAGCCCTCGCGCGGCCGTGGCGGCGCGCTGGACATCAGCGGCAGGAGCATCCTGCCTCCGGCCGTCACAGCTGGCGCGGTCTGGCCGGCTCTGGCCCTCACGATGACAGCTTCCGGCGGCGACGTCGTTCTGACCTCGCTGGAGCCGTCGCTGCTCGGCACGGCGTCGGGCCTGGACGCCCCCCGCGCCCACCTCTTCGCGGACACGGACCACGACGGCGAGTTCACCGGAGCCGACGAGCTTGTGCTCGGTGGGGAGGCGACTTTCGCCGACGGCCGCTACCTCATCTCGCATGCCCCCCTCCTGATTCCGGAGGGGCGGACGCTTCTCCTTTTCGTCGCGGTGGAGCTATCGGCAGCAGCGGTGTCAGGGAGAACGCTCGGTCTATCTCTCGAGCGGCCGGAGAGAGTCGAGTCGACCGCCATCTCGGTGTCCGGTGATTTTCCGCTCGCATCGGAGCTCGCTGCGATCGCTCCGGGCCGCGGCCGGGGAGGGTGGGAGGCCGAGGAGGGCTGGCTCGTCGTCGCCCTCCCCTCGCCCTGCCAGCTCGTCCCGGCGGAGTTCGAGAGCGGCTTGCGCGACCCGGGCCGGGGCCCATCGGGGGGCTGGCCATCGAGCTGGACCTGGCTGACCAACGACAGCGACAACAAGGGCGCGAGCTTCAAGGACATTGACATCCTCTCTCTCTGGATGTACGACGACTCAAATTACATCTATTTCAAAATAAATCTCGAGGACCTCGCCACGCTCTATATCAACGACGAGTGGAACTTCTACTTCAAGACCAATGACTCGAGCAACAACAACTACGACATGTGGTATAGGGTCTCGCTGAGGTGCACGAGCACCGCTACGCCTTCATTCAGCTCCTCGTTGAGCAGCTACACCGGCAGCGGCACGCCTGACAGGGGTGACTCCTGGACGGTGAACGAGACCAACACCGGCAACTCGACCCTTGACGGGACGATGTACGGCTACTGGTTCGACCAGCAGAACGACTCGGTGATGTTCTATGTGTCCAAGTCCTCGATATACGGAAACCTTCTCGGGCCGGGCAACACGACCAGCGTCTATGCCGACACCTGGTATTACAGCAACAACAAGTGGCGCAGGTACGATCGCGCGCCGGGCGCAAACAAACTCTTGGACTACACCATGATACCCGAGTTCGGGGAGATTCTCGCGCCCGTCGCAGGAAGCATGATATTGTTCGCGCTGTTGAGGAGAGCTGGGTGGCGCAGAGGGCGTTTCATAGGGGAATCCAGAAATGTGTCTCCCCGGCGGCCGGGATGCGGGAGGAAAAACCATCGGAAAAGATGCGGGCGCGGGCCGGCGAGCCGGTGA
- a CDS encoding winged helix-turn-helix domain-containing protein has translation MLGNGGGVGPALRRALGASPGGVRPPPANDSLLMNPTRLRLFHILCNSPCLTVRDLSRALGMGAPTVLWHLRRMIARGLIARNRLAGRVAYYPAGVLEEEDVRLLAIVNAEGRKRAVRAALERPGMTQEELTAEARCSAYTLRRLVSGGALEVLRDGRYRRYYPSAHLKQRREAFERRARRYRHLLLVRLEEEGLAPELSVREPGEFEFRVRIGSRSEALDILRNPYYFEKAV, from the coding sequence ATGCTGGGAAACGGAGGCGGGGTGGGTCCAGCGCTCAGACGCGCGCTAGGTGCTTCTCCGGGTGGTGTCCGGCCCCCGCCCGCGAACGATTCCCTCCTGATGAACCCCACTCGCCTGCGGCTTTTTCATATTCTCTGCAACTCCCCCTGCTTAACCGTCAGGGACCTCTCTCGTGCGCTGGGTATGGGGGCGCCCACCGTGCTCTGGCACCTTAGGAGGATGATTGCGAGGGGTCTCATCGCCCGGAATCGCCTGGCCGGTCGGGTCGCTTACTATCCAGCGGGCGTGCTTGAGGAGGAGGACGTCCGCCTTCTGGCCATCGTGAACGCGGAAGGGAGGAAGCGCGCAGTGCGGGCGGCTCTGGAGAGACCCGGAATGACGCAGGAAGAGCTCACCGCAGAGGCACGGTGCAGCGCCTATACCCTGCGCCGGCTGGTCAGCGGAGGGGCCCTCGAGGTCCTCAGGGACGGGAGATATAGGCGCTACTATCCATCCGCGCACCTGAAGCAGAGGCGCGAGGCGTTCGAGAGGCGAGCTAGGCGCTACAGGCATCTGCTTCTGGTACGTCTGGAGGAAGAGGGCCTCGCCCCGGAACTCTCCGTTCGCGAGCCCGGCGAGTTCGAATTCAGGGTCAGGATCGGCTCACGGAGCGAGGCCCTTGACATTCTCCGGAACCCCTATTATTTCGAGAAAGCTGTGTAG